The following coding sequences lie in one Arabidopsis thaliana chromosome 3, partial sequence genomic window:
- a CDS encoding uncharacterized protein (unknown protein; Has 4 Blast hits to 4 proteins in 2 species: Archae - 0; Bacteria - 0; Metazoa - 0; Fungi - 0; Plants - 4; Viruses - 0; Other Eukaryotes - 0 (source: NCBI BLink).), with translation MAFFRSKSLFGVDENTGAANHRYQMPKTSTWREHGGLDFVFSLLEKISSTIGVKDSFFQNNQTLCFFRNGSRIASDLDDFLCSSDWLLKSTGNGVYL, from the exons ATGGCCTTTTTTCGTTCAAAATCATTGTTTGGTGTTGATGAGAACACGGGAGCTGCAAATCATAGGTATCAAATGCCAAAGACGAGTACTTGGCGTGAACATGGTGGACTTGACTTTGTATTCAGCTTG CTGGAGAAAATTTCATCGACCATTGGTGTGAAAGACAGTTTCTTTCAGAATAATCAgactctctgtttcttcagaaATGGCTCGAGAATTGCATCTGATCTGGATGATTTTCTGTGTTCATCTGATTGGCTTCTCAAGTCAACAGGAAACGGGGTTTATCTATAA